From the Papaver somniferum cultivar HN1 chromosome 2, ASM357369v1, whole genome shotgun sequence genome, the window CGTAGATTTGTCTCTTGTTACGACCCAAGAACTGGGATACTTCAAAGTTTTAGTAAGGATGGCAGAGGTTATGTGAATTAGGCGCGAGACCCATACCATGTTTTGAAGCACATCATCACATTAACAGCTTTGTTTCGCTAAAAGCTCTTGGTGTCAATAACTGTAGGAGAAGACTGCAATATATGGGTAAGTAAACTGAATGATGGATAAGGATTTAAATCATGAGATTTTGtgttttgaaaatgttcttgCAGGCTTAATCGGAATGGGAAATCTAACAATGCAAACTTAGGTGAAAAGAACCCCAGCAAAGAAGAGATAGGTGGTTAGGCTTTTTGGCATATCTTTTTTTTTGGGCCTTGGCTGTTGTTAGTGATTTTCTTTGTTTGCGGAGTTTGCTGGCTTGTTTTCTTAGGTTTCTATGCCGTTCTCTGTTGCTGCACTTAACTGTGCTTTCTTCATGTACTTCTTTTTTCCGTTTCCAATAAAACTTTATCCAttttagtcaaaaaaaaaaaaaaaaaaaaaaaggaaaaaaaaagaagaagaatgctTAAAGAAAGTCTAGACTCAATGCTTTTGTCCTATAATCAATCTTTTTCAGCATTTTTCTTTCTATCCAAAGTAAGAATGTATGCAAATTGGTCTGCAAATTGGCCTTACTTTAACTATAGCGCTTGTCAGTGTTTTCTTTATATTATCATCCCTTTATATACTGCTGCATGTGACCTGAAACAAACGACATTCATCCTCCTTCAAAGCTCTGCACATTGGTCTTGCTTGAACTGGACATGTTTATCCGCTGCAGACGCTATGAAGTAAGAACGTGTTCTTGCATGTAGCTAGTGCGTACTGACAACATGGGCGATAGAGACATAAGTCCCTTGGCCTGACAAGAAAGGCATACAGAGGAGTCATTTGGTTCTTCAATGTTCCCTAAAAAGATGATTAATTGCACACGTTTGGTTCATTGTCAACCTGTATGATCTACTTGTTTAAGCTTTATAGAGACTAGCTAGTTGTCCTTGTTGACTATAATATGGTTAATTAAAATATAGCTAAGAGATGATCGAGAAGGCAATCCTTAATTATAGCAGAAAAACATGTATACTTTGTAATAATGCTATGTCTATTGTGGTGTGTCTGCAAATTTACATTCACTAATTATAGGTTCCACCATTAAAGAAAGCACGGTATATACGGCCTTGTTCTAGTTATCCCAGTTTAAATGATTTAAGGATATATACGAGATGATGATAGAATCAAATTCTGTCATGGGAACGTTAGGCTGTGACAGTAAAACATGAGATTCTGTCATGGAATTGGAAATACTGGTCACTGAGAATTAATAGCTTATTATTTTACAGTCTTTTGGTTTAGTTAGGATTCCTTGAAAGGTTTTTCTCGTCAGAGTTTTTTAATCCATCAAGGAGTCTAATATTTTAGGATTAggtttaagagttttactaggaTTGCTTTCTTAGTTCCTATATAAGAGCTTGTCAGGTCCAACTCCTGTATTATCAGAAATCCTAAGTTTATTCGTTATTTTTCCATTGTCTCTTGTGTGCTTTATCGCTTCTGCTGGCGTGATAAGAACTCAGTTCCTATCAGATGAGCATGAAAGATTCTCATTATTACAGAAACAATTGGCAACATATGAATAGGCTGTTCAGCGAGTGATACGAAAGAATCATTCAGGATAACACGTTTGCATCACATTTACTATATCAAAATTCAAGGATGTCAAGAATCTTAATGCTGATATTATTCAACCTAAAGAATATCTGCTCGTGCACAATTATGTCATGCATTTATTGGCTTACAGCGATAAATggttcttgattagttgtgacgAGGCGACATGGTTGAATTTTCAATATGCTACATAACCCGCAGAGTGATTTTCCTTcctaaacgtgtacgtgtattgCTGTATGTATGTCTCTGATAAATGGAACAACACACAGACATGGGCAACAAAAGCGGAAGTTCGCCACATGCAAGAAGTGATCATGAGAGAGCCTTAATGATATTCTACATGTTCCCTTTAGGTTTGTCTATACAAGGTGGATAATGGGTCAAcaaattttgttcattttatcttttgtaTCTGAACCAACAGTCCAACACAGAACAAGTCTTGATCTCTAATAAGTTGATGTCCACCAAAGGTGAAGCACAACAAATTAGCCAAGTAATGAAGATCGACAGTGCACTAAAGTCCAAAGGCATCGAAGTCAAAgatgtcaagaaaccattgaaagcaGTAGAGATGAACCTTCAAGATCTTGAAAATGGACTGGAATCTGTCTTCAGGTGTTTGATCAAGAATAGAGTTTCACTTCTCAACATTAATCTTAACCGATAGGAGACATGTTAATCTTCTCAATAATCGTAGTCATTTGTCCGCAATTTTATCCAGGAAAATTTCTATGTAAGTTTGTATACAAATATATACTATAATGAAATGAAattaagataataataatacaattaTTTGACTCGAAATATCATCCTATATATATGCTTTTATCGGTATACTTTAACCAATATCAGGAAAACACCAAGATTATCAACATATAAAAGTTCACCATCTCCATATTGTTTTTAGTCTTCCATGATATATACAACCAATAACTGCTGCGCCGAACTCTATATTTATCATCTTAACACCACTGACCTTATTTAATCTAAGTGGTAAAGGATATGCAATGGTGTAGAGGAGGAAACCAACATGCAATCTGAAGTCCTGGCAATGTATGTGTTTATCGATATCAATATTTTCTTTCTTCGTATGTAGTATCCCATGCATGTATACGGATATCATATCTTATTGCAACAGATcgttacctttggttgttgggtgTTCTAAGCATGTAAAGAAGGCATGAGATGCAATATTCTCGTACGTAATTAACAACTTGGATGCACAGTTGTTAAGTAAGTACGTACTGTATGACAGGACCAGATTTGGCGATGGAAACAGAAGTTCTCGCAATATCCAAATAACATGCAAGCGCACAAGAAAGGGATAGAGAGGAGTCCTTTTATTCTTGATGTTCCCTTGCGACAAAGATGAAAATTGGACACTGTCCGTAAGCTAAAATATCATCTTACACTATCTTTAAATTTATATGCTTGTTGGTCGCTAGGTTTGGACATCTGTAATGAAACGCAAGGCTGTCTAGATTCCAACTTTTGGAAAACGTAGAACGTAGATATCGATCACTAACTAACAGCAGTAAACAACCAACCGTGTGTGTCATTACAGATCTTTCTAGGTGTTATACCATTCATGCACGACATTACAGTCTGTTTATCTATATGCTTTgttttttaatatatattttcATATGTTGATCGATGTTATACGTACAGTCGGTAGGGGACACACACTGTGTCATTAATGGGGGAACGTGCAGAGACAGTGGCGCACATAGAGGAAGTTCCACTTACACCACATGAATACCGCCCCTTGCTGTAACATGTAGCCTGACTATAAAAGGAGCACCAGTTGAGAACCATTAACCATCATCAAAACATAACTCTATAACTTCTGTAACTAATAAAAAACCTTCATCATTTCTCCTAAATAAGGCGTAAATTTCTTCCTCAAACAAAATGGCTTACCATGCTCGCTCCATCAGTTTGCCCACTAGATCTAACCCACTCGCTGCTGCAGTAGAGGCACAATTGTGCAAATTGAGATCTTCAGATCTCACCTTAACCATCACCAACAACTTGGTCGCTCTAAAGGACTTGTATGAATGCGTTGAGGATTTCCTTTCTATCGAAGATGGAAAATGCTTAGATGCAGTCTTGGACAGATCTTGCATGTTATTGGATGTCTGTGAAACTATTAAGGATGTTTTGTCTATGATGAAGCAATCTGCCCAGGATCTTCAATCCTCTATTCGAAGGCAATCAAATGAATTTGATGCATACATGAGCTCAAGAAAGAAAGTCTGCAAAGTCATTCAAAAATGCCTTTCAGATCTTAAGAAAAACACCAACAAGAACAATGATCTTGTTAGTGATGTCCTAACAGAAGTTGAAGCAACTACTCTTGCAGTTTTTGAATCTGTCTTGTCTTTCCTATCTGCACCAAAGCAAAGGTCACTAGTCTCAAAGTTGACCATCAAAAATTCTACCCAACAAGTTGTCAATGAAGTAACCAAGGTCGATATCGCATTAAAGTCTAAAGTCACTGAAgctaaggaagtgcagaagccaTTGGCTTCCCTTGAGATGAACCTTCAAGAACTTGAGCAGGGATTAGAATCTGTCTTTCGATGTTTGATCAAGAACCGAGTTTCACTTCTTAACATTCTCAACCTATAGATCCGTAAATATATTCACCTCCCATTGGCATTTTCCGCCTTTTATCAGGAAATGCCCCATGGAATTTTTACTGTACATATAATgtatataaaagaaaaacaaagcatATTAATACAAGAAATCACTTCACTCGAAACAATTGTCTCAAATTTACatcattttttcttttgttgcgtTTGTGCAAATTTACATTTGGTAACTATACGTCCCATAATGAAAGCACACGAATTATGCAGTAATTAAGGTCCAGAATGATTAAGGAAGCATTGACCTTTGATTATTATATCAAATGAGCATGTGAAGATACTAATTGTTAGAACGGCCAAGGGAACATATGCACAGAACTTGAAAGCTGTCAAGATTCCATATGTTCGTAAATTCAGATCTTCGATCGATGTCAAAACGACCTTTCACCTATGCGCATAGTATAGTATCATATTGCAAGATGTTTAGAGCCCTGCCAACAAATTAAGTTCCACAGAGAAATGGCTTCTTCATATCCTGAAGAGAGGTGACAAAGGGAATCATACGAAATCTTGTTTTTGCATGGTCAATGCTTAAGGTTCTTAAAGACAGGCATTAAATGGAAGACACACAAACAGCGCCACTCATGCACGTACATAATATTGCCATTAACATATATATACAGATTTAATCTATGAGAAAGAGAGACAAATATGAAAGATGCTTACACAGAAATCAACTACTCTTTATTCAACAGTAGTTCAAATTTAAGTTCTGCCGGTTCTTAAATAGGAGATGCTTTCATTTATTTGTGCTTATGATGAAGTCACGAAGAATGCTTTTTTAAACTTCCTTGACCAGGTGATTGATTGCACagttttggtaaattcttaccgtATATGCTGCTGCACTTGTTTCATCTCTAAAGAGATTATATACATTTTCCTcgttgattattttatttttatttttttgaagaacaAAGGTTGAATCTAATTCATATTTGATTTCGATAGTTCAGAGAACATATTAGATAAAATATAGCTAAGCCGATGATCGATAAGACAATCCATATTGCAGAAATACTTATTGTAATAGGAACCAAAGGTTGTCGAGGTTTCAAATGTTGGAAAAATCATTAACTCTAATAAACAACCAAGTGTGGGTATCAATACAAAACTTTTCTTGGTACTACACTCCAGGCATGCACGTATATATAACACTAAATTAACTTGTATAGCTAAAGCTTTCTTCATCTTCTAAAAAATCTCAAGATGTCTTCTTCAAAGAAAGTTACTTGACACACTCGGTCCATCAGTTTAAACGATAATATCCCTGATATaaagtcgtaccagtgtatcggtacTGGCCGAGATAAaacgatatccgatattaactacattgggtgCCACACTAGTTGTAAAGCATGGTTGGAACGATGCATAGACACAGTGCCGAAGATAAA encodes:
- the LOC113351563 gene encoding uncharacterized protein LOC113351563 — translated: MAYHARSISLPTRSNPLAAAVEAQLCKLRSSDLTLTITNNLVALKDLYECVEDFLSIEDGKCLDAVLDRSCMLLDVCETIKDVLSMMKQSAQDLQSSIRRQSNEFDAYMSSRKKVCKVIQKCLSDLKKNTNKNNDLVSDVLTEVEATTLAVFESVLSFLSAPKQRSLVSKLTIKNSTQQVVNEVTKVDIALKSKVTEAKEVQKPLASLEMNLQELEQGLESVFRCLIKNRVSLLNILNL